ACGATAAAGGCATTCTTAAATGTACCCCCTcccatatctcaaaaaaaaaaaaaaaaaaacagtacatgtTCCTACAGCAGTATCTCACTAGtacttacagcatttttttttttttttgaattctcgaatttCTTTTTGTGATATAGCAATCTATCTTTACTAGAAAACCCACCTTTGAATGcgacaataaattaattttatttatgtttagagAGTAACGCAGAAACAAGGGCATAGTATTCAAATCATACTACAGGATTTGTTTTCTTGCTAATTTCttcctgttttaaaaataatccaaCCAATTTAATTCCATGATAAGACCAGTAAGAGTAAAAACTCCCACCACATAGGAGAAAAACGAATCAGGATCATCAGAGCTATATAGGTTTACAATTTATGATTAATAATAGTTATTTACAACTAcgattaaaataactaaaaatattgacaaaaacgCAATGTACCTATGTAGTTCTGATGGGGAAAATGacattttcagtttcaataaacCTATTTTTAAACTGGTTGTTGTGAATTAAAAGGATACACTTAACTAAAGGATTGTAAAATAACAAATTAGTCATCCTAATGTTATAACCTGGCGTCACTTTCGTATTTACATTTTATACCCTTTAAAGTAAGCACATGGAGGCAATAATTAAACGTTACATTCTTCCATTAATCTTTGTTAAACAACCCATGCAGACATTTTCAGCTATGTATCCTTTTTTGCTGTGGCTAAGAAATGTAGCTTTTCTTAcgaactaaaaaaagaaacttttccacaaacttttctttcttttgtttctttgcGGTATATTTAATGTCGATGTGGATAATTACACCAATCCCACCACAATTCTAATTTATTCTTGGGGAAGGCGCAAATCGGCAGTGCTTTTCTTCTTAAAATGCAAAACTATGTTTAGAAAAAAGTAACGAAAATGAAGAATTCGGCAGAATTCCAAATGTTTTGATAATTCCCTTTGCTTATCAATCTATCAGATAATTTCTCACTTATAATGGGTTGAATGCTGAATAACGAATAACCTAAAATAAAGGCTAGACATAATCATAAGTTTTAAGTTAGTGTTAATGTTACggtctctttaaaaattttaaagaatagtCAATATTACTCGTTAATACATTACAAAAACTACATCAAAATTTTCCGTTTCGTCTTGTTAGTGTTTCTTCAAAAGAAGCTAGTAAATGTTGAGGATATTCTTGTTTGTATTCCACAGATGGTATGAAATGATAGCATTGcgttcaaataaacaaaaacataaaacaggAGGAGGGAGGGATAAAGAAAGAGAGGAAAAACAAGAAACACAGAAACGCGTGTGTTCTGTTAAGATctattgttatatatatatatatatatatatatatatatatagaaacactatcatattttgtatttataataaggacaagtcaaccaaaatgaacttcactactcagttcaataggcgccacaggctgctctatgatactggtagacaacacatttgatagcaatataaggattgaatgctatgaattttgtttctcttgtggtttaaatgttgttctattttctttatataaatcttgtattttaaatattgttctattttctttagataaaacttgtatttttcgttttaaaaggttcaatgtttgtatttcatgtcatgctgatattctggattTTCAGTAACCCAATTGCTTGTTTTGttgatgtcggggactagtgctgcttttttaggcaaatttcgccagcagcactcacgaaacatctcatggtttttccctacccttggggggagtaccccctgatgagacCCCAGGGTATTtcgggattttttcattttttccttcttttaaaagattttttcgttctttttcaaTCCTTATATagctatcaaatatatatatatatatatatatatatatatatatatatatatatatatatatatatatatatatatatatatatataataatggcATCAGTACCGGGATGCGGAAGAAGCGGTCTGCACCGTGTGTTACCCATCGGGCAGGTGCCGCTTAAAGTGgaattgcaattttttcaaaaatatgaatacttaaattcaaaaattttccccctttgtttaaattatatttaatttgtttaaattatatcTATTAAACGCAGTTGCATGACCACAAGGAGATGGGCTGAAACCAAATTGGatgttagaatttaattttttcatgtacataaattaaaaccttttttttttgcgtctgtaGAGGgggatgacaccacaaattaccccACCTCTTGCTAGGTACGCAAGGAGgatcacccatgctaggtatgcCACATGGTATATATTAATATGTGATACGGCTGCTATAACAAAGATGCGAAGAATAATTATCTAAGGAATAGTTAAACTAGTTAAAAAGAAggcaaaaatgaagttaaaaagctAGAATTTTATCACTTTAGCTGAAAATATTCAGATATACAGCTTTAACTTTCAATATTAGCttgtctttctctctcttttgcaAACAGTTCAGAAATAGAATGCTGCGTCCATTCATCAATGATAACGTCATTTTGTCAAGCTGGAGAGTAAATTATTACCTTGTCTCATCTTGTATGCTTAACGGGAAATGCTTTGTTGAACTCTACTGCCGTAAGTACCCTCAGATATTGATTTATTTCCATGCGCTCAAAAATTATCCTGAGgattttttctgttaatttttagcacacattaataaataattttagtcTAATCTTATTAGaactttgaatttttaactttcttcattTAGTTTCGTTTAAATTTCTCCTGTTGCTGTTGTAGTAATTATGCATAGGACAGATTTCACGCAAATATTAGAAAGTTTTTCCGACGAGGAAAATACCATATTAAAACTCCCGCTTCATTTATTTTAAGCCTAAAACTTTTCAATATAATTGTATTCAGaaagtaattgaaatattttattccaaaTAAATGTTCTATGTGCATTTTATATACTAAATATTATTAGTCACAAATTAGTACTGTATATCAAGCATATTACGCTAACAcgaatattttatcttttttttttaaggtctATAAATAGATATAAATCAAAACTGAAAGTTTTGacgcaattgttttgaaaaattaaacaaccaACTACTAACAATAAAATTGCTtgcaagaaaatttaatatgataatGTCATTCTGGGGAATCCACCACGCTAATTCTATGGAGATGGTTTTGTAAACAGTCATGTTCAGTGAGACCTGCCTCTAAAGAGAGCCACTGCAGTCTTTCTACGCTAACTGGGAATCGTTCCGTTTTCCCCCAGAGTCTTCCAACTCTTGTAAAGCGCACCTTTCATCATATCTAGTTTGAATATTTTCTGATTGTCAGATCGACAAATAATTTAGATGTATGGAATGAAAGTGGTTAATTCAAGCGCTGTTCTACCAAAGCTCTTTTCTAAGCcactgtatctttttttttactggctAAATATTTCGCAGTAGGCAGCAATTCATTATAATGAAATTCTTTTGGCCAGTTCCTTAAGTAAAATCCAACACTCTAAAATTCTTTGGACACTCTTTAAATCCTTCTGGAATGCCTGTAGCACACTTTTAGAACCTGACGTTAGAACTGATCTTTCAAAAGAGTGGGCACGAATTGACGGATGTTGAACAGCTACAGTAATAGCTTCAACTTCACCGTCAAAGGCAGTAGTAAGAGGTCCCATCggtaagtaaaaactaaaaagctCCCTGTGAATACCAGCTTCAACACCATGTGATCTTTCCAGGATAGAGCCATCCTTGAAGACACGTGCCCAACCAGTTTCAGAGGACAGGGAACTTCTGAAACTAGTCTCCATTGCATGTGAACTTGTATGATTGTCTATCATTTAGATCTTTCTTGGAAACTCTCTGTATAAGACCGAACCTCATATTCAAGTTTGACAATTCCAACggttataaatttttgttttcagagCTTAAgcttagtcccccccccccccaccgaaatATTTGGCACTGTCAAATTCCTATTTGTGGGTATTATgcaaaaaaacaagtaaatacttaaatttaaaacttcattgaCAGAATAAGGCAATTGTTTCGGTTATCTCCTGCTTTATCCTCCGGTCCTCATCGCATTCATAATAAAGGGGAGGGGAGGGATTTAAATATACATAGGAAATACTTTctgtattttctgttttcattttcacTACTACAGTGTTTTTATGGAGCTTTGTAGTTTTAAGTAAATAACTGAAAACTAATCCACCTATGTTCAGTATGGTCAGAAGTTTTCTTTACTGTTAGTAAATAACTAAGTTAGGTGCCCTTTAAATTGGTACTATTTATAAAAATTGGAATTCATACTTCTAGGCTTATAACTGTAAAGTAAAtcagaaattaaacttttaacAAAATGTGTCACGGCTCAGGAtgagtagaaaagaaaaaaatcgcaatttaaaagtttcatgaaagGTGTTGAAGAAACTACAGAAATTTATCACAACCTTTTAACAAAAGGCTTTTAGCTGTACCCGGTTTTGTCAAAGCAAGAGACAGGATCTTTGTTTTACTTCTCCTGATTTACATTTGTCAAGTCAAGAGCTAGGGCTGCTATTTTTCCAGATCTGTCACAGTAGCTTGTTCAAAATGGAAAAAGTTTGTCTCCATTCATGAATAAGAAAACtacatccttatttttttttcttctatctgTTTGAACACTTGCTTTTTCTGACAGTTGAAATAAGTTGTCTAtgtttaagcacttttttttctcttaaaagttGTGCCTACTATGTTCTTTCATTACATTTTTAGATGGCTTTGTTCCTTGTGTTAGCTATTTATCATAGATGTTTTACGCGTTACTGATCCGATATTTGCATAACGAGGGCATACTGCAATCTTGCAGATTTGAACCAAGGCTGATGAGtattgtacagtaaactccctatTATATGCGAAGTTGAGTGGCATAAGTACCGCGAATAATAAAAATCACGGAAAAACCAGACTAGAGAGACTAATAAGGGAAAAATTGTTGTTCCTCAAAAACTTGGCTATATTGATTCATAATACATTCTACAAATGATTTGTATTTTTACCCAATAGAACCAAACATCAATAAGtgcaagtgtatgtacgatgataAAAGcgcaaaaaatacataaataaaaaagaaaatagagaaaataaaacaaaacaacttaggttaaatttacaattttttgacccccccccccccctcccccaaaaaataaaacagccATTGTTGTTTTTTGCTACGAATATACATGTTCTGTTTTGTTAAATGACTCGCTGATAATCCGATCGTGGATAACCGGGAGCTTActgtgttttgaatatttttaatattttaaacaacctATTGAACTACCTTTAGTCATTTTATAACTAAGAAGAAAGTATTTTACTTCTCATCCTACGGGTTTATATAGAAAGTACTATAGTATTTAAGTGTAAATTTTGTATAGAGTTTGTTCTCAGGTGTTGCAAGATGGCACATATGTGTTAAGGTTGCACATTTAATGTGCGACTTTTATTAGTAAAACAAAGACTTTGAATGGGTCATTGTGAATTAATAAAGTTgggttttaatttgaatttttagattgCTGTCCAGTTGGAGTATGAAATGTTCTGAGACATATAAATGAACATACTCAGCGTATTTAGTCATCTCACCTTTTACAAACTTCACTTCAATTgattttcaatcatttattagtttgttttctttctttctttctttctttctttttttttcttttttctttctttttttttcttttttttttgtcgaaaaactgCACAATTATTTTCGTtactctaaaattatttttttctactaattCTTTCAACTATTATTAAAAGAACTAATGAGATAAAATGGAAAATATAAGCCATGTATTAGGATACATCATATACATTTCATAACCATCCGTTTAGAAAATTAGTAAATCCctctagaagattttttttttgattgaatacCAAATTTAATGTTatgctttttcatttaaaataaaaacttatttttcatctttattCTATGGGCTATTAATTCCTTTGATTAAGCACTTAAGTAACTTGACGGAGATGATGCTCAATTACTTAAACGAATTACTAAAACAGCCATTGCATCCCTCATGttatccaattttatttttaaatgaaccttCAATAAATTACTGTTCAACTCACATCATTCACTGCCACAATAGATACAGAAATCCCTGTATTTAAATGGCTTTAGAAAGTTTCGTTTTATTACTACCTTCCCAAGAGTTAGAGAATCAGTCCTGGATTTAGCTTTCTGGCGAAAGAATTTCTTAATTAAACTTATCCGCTAAAACTTCTTTATAACTTCTTTAATCAAGCTCTATTCTTAATTTGCAGTTGATAATGGCGTTTAGGAAATAATTATTGACACCATTTACTCTTCATTGGGTTTATTACTAAGTTATCAATTAGTTCATCTTATTATTTGCaaatgaactaaatttaattaacaaattttgggctgcatttaattaattaaatgattcTGTTTATGCTAAAAGTGTACGAGAAACTTATTTAAATATCTAGGAACGAAATAACAGCATTTCTGTATATGCTGTGCGTATACCTGTACGTGCATATATAGAGGGTGGCCAAGTTATTATACTcacatttttctgtatttttattgttttttattgttgttacatagttCTATTATTAGAACACATtaaatatgttatttaaaaaattaaagttatactGGCAacactttacattaaaaaaaaaatcttaaatgtgACTGACAGCAGTGTCAGTGCccgttaaaattttaagttacaaatgttttttttttttttgataaaaatacgattttttatttaacactagGTAACTGAAGTAGTCATATAATTCATCAAAAGCATGTCACGCCGCACATTGGTTCAAAACGAccaaaaagcggaaaaaattcaataactttgagtattcttaaaaaatgttttggaaaattgttaaaattgttgcatggtaatatttatcttcatgcttgctgatcgtatttactgcgaaaccccgattttacgtctctTGAATTCAcgtttccccacattttacgttttttatcatcagggctcagtttttccgtacactaataatattaatttaacccgaatagaaagtttgttatttataaatttcccgcattttacgttttcccttggcagttaaaaaaaaaagagaaaaaatgttttaaaattaagaaaaatgtttccctctgtgcatttttaaacataatccactctgttgaaagttaatctatgAAAGCAGGAACGCTTCTGCTCCATTCGTAGttgaccttatggacttttcggctgccaatgaagatgaacaagaagaagaagaaacacaactcgtctcttctttcaatactgcatttaagagcttaagtggaaaactattttctttatcatatagaccaagaaaaaactttgcaaaatgtCCCAATCCtagaagatgctgtatttactttggattcaatgactcactattactgactattttcaacctaaacgcccgaattcgttacttaatgcgatagaatgatctaaactggtgtgtataataatgttcttttttttaaatatcgcatttttacattttataagcttcatcgtagcaacctttattactatttttgtttccttaccTGATTTtcgctttttatacatttcccgtattttatgttttccatattttatgtttttggatttgaattgacgttttcccatattttatgtactTTATGATTGATTCAGGCCTCTAAGAAACGtcaaatcggggtttctctgtagttcaaattcatttctgtttttagtgaaaaatataaattaaagcagttgtatgccacacgcaaggtttatttattgcaatccATACTCTCGAACAATaatttctggcaatgttgacaaactaaGAACAGCTTTAtgctagaatgatttcgaaaaggaaatcagaaatttcaaacgtttaatgattttctaatttcattgttttatgtgaacagaatggttattcaACATTtcatatagaattctgtatgagttttaaaaatttctttctcatatgtatcttctttaaagcgaaacgggtccgaaaattgttattttcaggttactactgcattgcatgtagaataatgctccgcattaagccataacaacgtaaatctgtttttaaaaaatcctctatatttattgatgaatgtttcaaaagccccaactttcggaaacagtaaacaaacgtttttaggctc
This window of the Uloborus diversus isolate 005 chromosome 4, Udiv.v.3.1, whole genome shotgun sequence genome carries:
- the LOC129221019 gene encoding uncharacterized protein LOC129221019 — its product is MIDNHTSSHAMETSFRSSLSSETGWARVFKDGSILERSHGVEAGIHRELFSFYLPMGPLTTAFDGEVEAITVAVQHPSIRAHSFERSVLTSGSKSVLQAFQKDLKSVQRILECWILLKELAKRISL